CCAGAGCGAAGCCGCCCTGCGCCTGCGCGACACCGACCCGGACCGGGCCCTGGCCGTGCTCGAGTCCGTCCGCTCCGGGAGCGTCGCCGCCCTGCAGGAGATGCAGTCGATGGTGCGGTTGCTGCGCAACGACGACGCCGACGACGAGGCCACCACGGCGGGGCGCCTCGCCGATCTGGAACCGCTGGTCGCGTCGGCGCGCGCCGCCGGCAACGCCGTGCGGATCGAGGGCCCGCCCCCACCGGATCTCGACGCGGACGTCGACCTCACGGCCTACCGGATCCTGCAGGAGGCCCTGACGAACGCGGTGAAGCACGCACCGGGCCGCCCGGTGACGATCCGGTTCGACTCCGGGGCCGATCGTTTGGACATCGAGGTGACGAACCCGGTGACCGGGAAGGACTCCCCGAATCCGGGAGCGGGGCACGGGGTGCGGAACATCGCCGAGCGGGCCGCGGCGGTGGGCGGCCGCGCGCGATCGGGCCGCGAGGGCGACGAGTGGACGACCAGTGTGCAGCTGCCGCTGCGGGAAAGGCAGCTGCGGGAAAGGCATACGACGTGACGATCAAGGTGCTGCTCGCCGACGACCACGGTGCCATCCGGGCCGGTCTGCGGTTGCTGCTCGAGACCAGCGGTGACATCGAGGTGGTGGGTGAGGCCGCCGACGGCGCCGTCGCCATCTCGCAGGCCCGCGCGCTCGATCCGGACGTGGTGCTCATGGACATCCGCATGCCGAACGTCGACGGGATCTCCGCGACCCGCGCGATCACCGGCGAGACCCGGGCGAAAGTGCTGGTGCTGACCAGTTTCGAGATCGACGAGTACGTCTTCGAGAGCCTGCGGGCCGGGGCCGGGGGTTATCTGCTCAAGACCGCCTCGGCCGACACCATGCTCGGTGCGATCCGGTCGGTGCACGCCGGGGAGGCCGTGTTGTCGCCGGAGGTGACCCGCACGGTGATCGACGCGTTCGTGTCGCACTCGCCCAGGCGGCCGGAACCGGTGGACGCCCCGGATCCCGATGTCCTCACCGACCGCGAACGGGAGGTCTTCGACTGTCTCGGTGAGGGGTTGTCCAACCGGCAGATCGCGACCCGCCTCGGCATCGGCGAGAACACCGCGAAGACGCACGTCGCGCGCGTCCTCCACAAACTGGGACTGCAGTCGCGGATCCAGGCGGCCATCCTCGCGCGCGACCTGCCGGGTCCGCGGCGCCCCTAGGATCGGGATGCACAGGACTCGAGACCGAAAGCGCGGGGAACCATGACCGGCAATTCCGATCACGACGATCTGCTGCTCAGCGACGCCGAGCGCATGCACGCGTTGAATGCGCTCGGCGAGCACTACGCCGCGGGCCGTCTCGACAGCGCCGACTTCTACGAGAGGTCGGGTGAGATTGCTTCGGCGCGAACCTTTTCGGCACTGTCACCGTCTTTCCGTGGACTGCCCGGCGGTGTGCCCCTCGAACTGGCCGACGGCCACATCCGGATGATCACCGAGTCCTCGGCGCCGGCCGTCCGCTCCGCGACGTCACCGGCGACGGCACCGTCGGCGGAGGACGAACTCGAGTCGCTGAAGTCGCGGGGCAGCCTGGTCGAGACGCTGGACTGGAT
This region of Rhodococcus sp. Z13 genomic DNA includes:
- a CDS encoding DUF1707 domain-containing protein, whose protein sequence is MTGNSDHDDLLLSDAERMHALNALGEHYAAGRLDSADFYERSGEIASARTFSALSPSFRGLPGGVPLELADGHIRMITESSAPAVRSATSPATAPSAEDELESLKSRGSLVETLDWIIIGITLVTFLVLQIAVDWDYAWIVWPSLIVTLSIPRLILKYSDDDEEVYEELKKSEAEARKKRLAEASERIRELENRRGPKAP
- a CDS encoding response regulator, whose product is MTIKVLLADDHGAIRAGLRLLLETSGDIEVVGEAADGAVAISQARALDPDVVLMDIRMPNVDGISATRAITGETRAKVLVLTSFEIDEYVFESLRAGAGGYLLKTASADTMLGAIRSVHAGEAVLSPEVTRTVIDAFVSHSPRRPEPVDAPDPDVLTDREREVFDCLGEGLSNRQIATRLGIGENTAKTHVARVLHKLGLQSRIQAAILARDLPGPRRP